From Lutra lutra chromosome 14, mLutLut1.2, whole genome shotgun sequence, a single genomic window includes:
- the ITPRIP gene encoding inositol 1,4,5-trisphosphate receptor-interacting protein, producing MALGLFRVCLVVVTAIVNHPLLFPRENATVPESEEEIILKMQAHQEKLQLEQLRLEEEAARLAAEEEALERLAEEGQQQNEARTAWDLWSTLCMILFLVIEVWRQDHQDGPSPECPVGDEDELPGLEGAPLRGLTLPSKAALERFSERCIRGATADAARTREFVEGFVDDLLEALRSLCNRDTDMEVEDFIGVDSMYENWQVDKPLLCHLFVPFLPPEPYHFRPELCCTRRPMPLGRQGYGRIEVVRATEDARGCVCGKTTLGEDMLCLLHSRNGPAWPGSELETLLCAGGSPYLDTLRVMTWFQTALTRAWHRIAHKYEFDLAFSQLDSPGSLKIRFRSGKFMPFNLIPVIQCDDSDLYFVSHLSREPSGETPASSTDWLLSFAVYERHFLRMTSKALPEGACHLSCLQIASFLLSKQSRLTGPSGLSSYHLKTALLHLLLSRRPADWKASQLDARLHELLRFLEKSLLEKKLYHFFIGNRKAPEGMGLPEAIRRAEPLNLFRPFVLQRSLYRKTVDSFYEMLKNAPVLISEYSLHIPADHASLPHKAVIL from the coding sequence ATGGCCCTGGGGCTCTTCCGGGTGTGTCTGGTGGTGGTGACAGCCATCGTCAACCATCCGCTGCTGTTCCCGCGGGAGAATGCCACGGTCCCCGAGAGCGAGGAGGAGATCATCCTCAAGATGCAGGCACACCAGGAGAAGCTGCAGCTGGAGCAGCTCCgcctggaggaggaggcggccAGGCTGGCGGCAGAGGAGGAGGCCCTGGAGCGGCTGGCGGAGGAGGGCCAGCAGCAGAACGAGGCCCGCACGGCCTGGGACCTGTGGAGCACCCTCTGCATGATCCTCTTCCTGGTGATCGAGGTGTGGCGGCAGGACCACCAGGACGGGCCTTCCCCGGAGTGTCCTGTTGGGGACGAGGACGAGCTGCCCGGCCTGGAGGGCGCCCCGCTGCGGGGCCTCACCCTGCCCAGCAAGGCAGCGCTCGAGCGCTTCTCCGAGCGCTGCATTCGGGGCGCCACGGCCGATGCGGCCCGCACGCGAGAGTTCGTGGAAGGCTTCGTGGATGACCTGCTGGAGGCCCTGCGCAGCCTCTGCAACCGGGACACGGACATGGAGGTGGAGGACTTCATCGGCGTGGACAGCATGTACGAGAACTGGCAGGTGGACAAGCCGCTGCTCTGCCACCTCTTCGTGCCCTTCCTGCCGCCAGAGCCCTACCACTTCCGCCCAGAGCTCTGCTGCACCCGCCGCCCCATGCCCTTGGGCCGCCAGGGCTATGGCCGGATCGAGGTGGTGCGGGCCACCGAGGATGCGCGGGGCTGCGTCTGCGGCAAGACCACGCTGGGGGAGGACATGCTGTGTCTCCTCCACAGCAGGAACGGCCCGGCGTGGCCCGGCAGCGAGCTGGAGACCCTGCTGTGCGCTGGAGGCTCCCCGTACCTGGACACGCTGCGGGTCATGACGTGGTTCCAGACGGCGCTCACCAGAGCCTGGCACCGCATTGCCCACAAGTACGAGTTCGACCTGGCCTTCAGTCAGCTGGACTCCCCGGGCTCCCTCAAGATCAGGTTCCGCTCGGGGAAGTTCATGCCCTTCAACTTGATTCCTGTGATCCAGTGCGATGACTCGGACCTGTACTTCGTCTCCCACCTTTCCAGGGAGCCGTCCGGGGAGACCCCGGCGTCCAGCACCGACTGGCTCCTGTCCTTTGCCGTCTACGAGCGACACTTCCTCCGGATGACCTCGAAGGCGCTGCCCGAGGGGGCCTGCCACCTCAGCTGCTTGCAGATCGCCTCCTTCCTGCTGTCCAAGCAGAGCCGCCTGACTGGCCCCAGCGGCCTGAGTAGCTACCACCTGAAGACTGCCTTGCTGCACCTCCTGCTGTCCCGGCGGCCGGCCGACTGGAAGGCCAGCCAGCTGGACGCTCGCCTGCACGAGCTGCTCCGCTTCCTGGAGAAGAGCCTGCTGGAGAAGAAACTCTATCACTTCTTCATAGGCAACCGCAAGGCGCCCGAGGGCATGGGACTCCCTGAGGCCATTCGCAGGGCCGAGCCTCTCAACCTCTTCCGGCCCTTCGTCCTGCAGCGGAGTCTCTACCGGAAGACGGTGGACTCCTTCTACGAGATGCTCAAGAATGCCCCGGTGCTCATTAGCGAGTACTCCCTCCATATCCCCGCAGACCATGCCAGCCTGCCCCACAAAGCTGTTATCTTGTAG